The sequence CGGCCGGGACCCCTGAAGCGGCAGCTGTCGCCTCTCATCACTCATGGCGGCGGGATCATGTGTCGTGTGCAGGAGCCGGGGGCCTTTCTCCTAGCAGAGCCCGGGCAGGCTCAGGGGATCCAGTACATGTCCAGCACCTACATTACAGACTGTGTGCGCAGCAACCGGAGACTTTCCCCCCGGAAATACCGCCTGCTGAGCCGAGGCATTGCGGGGCCTGTCCGGACCTGTATTAGAGCAGGGGCCCCTGTCAGGATGCACAGAGTGGAGACAAAGAACCGGTCTCCAGAGGGGGGcacctctgtgtcatgtgaccagagccCTGATCCCGGGGGTGAGGGGGCcacctctgtgtcatgtgaccagatccctgatcccgggggtgagggggccatctctgtgtcatgtgaccagagccCTGATCCCGGGGGTGAGGGGGCcacctctgtgtcatgtgaccagagccCTGATCCCGGGGGTGAGGGGGCcacctctgtgtcatgtgaccagagccCTGATCCCGGGGGTGAGGGGGCcacctctgtgtcatgtgaccagagccCTGATCCCGGGGGTGAGGGGGCcacctctgtgtcatgtgatcagagcccTGATCCCGGGAGCGTCCACACACCCCTGGACAGTAACCCTGCAGGAAGTAGGTCTGCTCCTGATTATGACAGCTCCATCTCAGCTGCTCCACCATCATGTGACCCTATAACCGCTGACCCCGGCCACTCTGCTGAAGCCATTACCCTATGTGACCCCAGTGCATTCTCTGGGTCCCCTGCATTGTGTGGCCCCAGGCCCTCTCTTGAGGCTCCTGATCCACATGACCCTGGTCTATCCACCAAAGACTCAGCATTGTGTAACCCCAGCCCCCACGCCCCTGTGTCATGTGATCTTGGGCCTGCCAATAAGTCCTCTGTTACAAAGGATAAGCCTGGAGCTGACAATGAACTAATGGCAGAAAGCGGAAGAAGTCAAGTGCAGATAACAGGAGTCAACCCCATTGTGATGCAGACCACAAATGAAACAGGGACAGAGAATGGGGGAGGGCATAGCGCTGTAGAGGACAACCAGTGTCAGGCAGTGCCAGGACAGAGCAGCCCGCTCCATGTTACACCAGGTGCAGTGGGGAGGCTCCCATTCAGCAGGCAGGAAGACATTACCATATTACTTTATGTCCAGGAGAATAAGACTCCCAAGAGATCAGTGTCTGGGACCCTCCTGTGGAAGGAACTGGAGAAGAAACAGCTCCTGAGAAGGACATGGCAGGCCATGAAAAGCCGCTACACCAAGTACATTGTACAACACAAACACCGGTACAGGCTTTCCCCGAAAGAGCTGGCCCAGGCAACCAGCAAAATTGTCCCTATTGAGTCACCTGTGGATGATTCCGACCAACATAGAGAACCATCCTCTGTAGATACCACTAAAGACCTCATTCCCCAGCCTCAGGACCTGTCAACTGTTGAGAAGTCTCCAAATAGTCCACATGAAGACCCTCCTGCTGCTGCAAGTTTGGTGGTTGGAAACACCAGGGAAGGGGCATGTACAGATCTCAACACTTATGACAATGATAATAGTGAAGGTGAAGGTCATAGTGATGAAAGCAAAGTGATCCGACGACTGAGGAatgcaaacaggagaatagttaCTGAGCTGGCACTGAAACCTATGGAGGAAAATGGTGAATCGACAGCTGAAGGAGAAGAAGGTGTGTCATTTAGTGGCCAAGAGGGGGGACCTTCACAGGCATCTAGGGGAACTGAGCAGGAGCCACAGCAGGTCACTTCTCATATATAGAGTCGCACCCTGTTTCCGAATGCCTGTGCCATTGTGGGTAAATGTGTCTGGCGAAACatgtcatagtaacatagtaaataagattGAAAGAAGACTAGTTCATCAGGtttaacctagggaaaccctactcaGGAGACATGGGAAGATTTTAAAAAGCATTTGCTGTCAATTCTGCTAGCAGACTGCAGCTACTCTTTTAGTGTCTTAAACGTTACCACTTCACGTGTTAAATACCCTACATACAGTAGATAAACTTAGTGCTTtaagcacatttattacaaatgtGCATGGCAAATACACCAGCCTTTGAAGGTGTCACAGTTCACCTGATAAGAGTGCCAACCAGTCCAAATCCGCATTTGCATTAGTgagtgctttttaaccctttaaggacgtggcccattttcgtttttacgttttcgttttttcctccttgtgtttaaaaggtcatagcacttgcatttttccacctagaaacccacatgaccccttattttttgcgtcactaattgtactttgcaattacaggctgaatttttgcataaagtacactgcgaaaccagaaaaaaattcaaagtgtggtgaaattgaaaaaaaaaacgcatttcttttatttgggggaaatgtatttttacgccattcaccctggggtaaaactgacttgttatgcatgttcctcaagttgttacgattaaaacgatatataacatgtataacttatattgtatctgatggcctgtaaaaaattcaaatcgttgttaaccaatatacgttccttaaaatcgctccattcccaggcttatagcgcttttatcctttggtctatggggctgtgcgaggtgtaattttttgcgccatgatgtgatctttctatcggtaccttgattgcccatatacgtctttttgatcgctttttattacattttttctggatttgatgcgaccaaaaatgcgcaattttgcactttgggatttttttgcgctgacgccgtttaccgtacgagatcaggaatgtgattaattaatagttcgggcgattacgcacacggcgataccaaacatgtttatttatttatttgtttacttttatttaaaacctgggaaaaggggggtgattcagacttttattaggggagggggctttttactattaacaacacttttttctttttttttacacatatactagaagcccccctgggggacttctagtatatacacttggatctctcattgagatctctgcagcatagatatgctgcagagatccatgagatcggcactcgtttgctttcggctgctgcagccgaaaacgaacgagtgccgagccgaggacggcgccatcttggacgcgtccccggccggcatcagtaacggagatcgctcctccgggacaaggtcccggaggagcgatctcccccactagaccccagggaaacattgcctccggtaatcggaggcaactgtcaactttgacagctgcctccgattagctaattagcgggcacggcgatcagaccgtgcccgctaatagcagcggtcccgggctactcgcggcacccgggatcgcggcacttcaaagcggggccgccgcgcggccccgctttgaagtgcaagtgcgg is a genomic window of Dendropsophus ebraccatus isolate aDenEbr1 chromosome 4, aDenEbr1.pat, whole genome shotgun sequence containing:
- the TERF2IP gene encoding telomeric repeat-binding factor 2-interacting protein 1, with translation MAALELFSHSSSLFITDLGPMRFYVRPGPLKRQLSPLITHGGGIMCRVQEPGAFLLAEPGQAQGIQYMSSTYITDCVRSNRRLSPRKYRLLSRGIAGPVRTCIRAGAPVRMHRVETKNRSPEGGTSVSCDQSPDPGGEGATSVSCDQIPDPGGEGAISVSCDQSPDPGGEGATSVSCDQSPDPGGEGATSVSCDQSPDPGGEGATSVSCDQSPDPGGEGATSVSCDQSPDPGSVHTPLDSNPAGSRSAPDYDSSISAAPPSCDPITADPGHSAEAITLCDPSAFSGSPALCGPRPSLEAPDPHDPGLSTKDSALCNPSPHAPVSCDLGPANKSSVTKDKPGADNELMAESGRSQVQITGVNPIVMQTTNETGTENGGGHSAVEDNQCQAVPGQSSPLHVTPGAVGRLPFSRQEDITILLYVQENKTPKRSVSGTLLWKELEKKQLLRRTWQAMKSRYTKYIVQHKHRYRLSPKELAQATSKIVPIESPVDDSDQHREPSSVDTTKDLIPQPQDLSTVEKSPNSPHEDPPAAASLVVGNTREGACTDLNTYDNDNSEGEGHSDESKVIRRLRNANRRIVTELALKPMEENGESTAEGEEGSRVFMATSKLPPTPQENRDTESSEDLQIFEIANMEFEVEDEDSGRRVKAPGISLKDFVMGEDSVSVDTQMQVDDVNSSPDLSDTEGLQVALTDMMSEFKLDICQVTQALLKNNGEVGSTRHFLRVGRRPDGFPIWEHEDDVDLQKNDPMVQAQLARKYGADNVAKRAAFLAS